The Meriones unguiculatus strain TT.TT164.6M chromosome 1, Bangor_MerUng_6.1, whole genome shotgun sequence genome has a segment encoding these proteins:
- the Tmem86a gene encoding lysoplasmalogenase TMEM86A — protein sequence MVSPVTVVKSEGPKLVPFFKATCVYFVLWLPASSPSWVSALIKCLPIFCLWLFLLAHGFRFLLAHSSASLIFVGLVFSAVGDAFLIWQDHGYFEHGLLMFAVTHILYASAFGMRPLALRTGLVIGVLSGLCYALLYPGLYGAFTYLVGVYVALISFMGWRAMAGLRLVGAAWRWTELAAGSGALLFIISDLTIALNKFCFPVPYSRALIMSTYYAAQMLIALSAVESREPVEDYRLSKAN from the exons atggTGTCTCCGGTCACTGTG GTGAAGAGCGAGGGACCCAAGCTGGTGCCCTTCTTTAAGGCCACCTGCGTGTATTTTGTGCTCTGGCTGCCCGCATCCAGCCCATCGTGGGTCAGCGCCCTTATCAAGTGCCTGCCCATCTTCTGCCTCTGGCTTTTCCTCCTGGCCCATGGCTTCAGGTTCCTGCTGGCCCACTCCAGTGCCTCCCTCATCTTTGTGGGACTTGTCTTCTCTGCCGTGGGTGACGCCTTCCTCATCTGGCAGGACCACGGCTACTTTGAACATG GTCTCCTGATGTTTGCTGTGACACACATACTCTATGCCTCAGCCTTTGGCATGCGGCCACTGGCTCTCCGGACAGGTCTGGTGATTGGAGTGCTGTCAGGCCTATGTTATGCCCTACTCTACCCAGGGCTATATGGTGCCTTCACCTACCTGGTGGGGGTCTATGTAGCCCTTATCAGCTTCATGGGCTGGAGAGCTATGGCAGGGCTGCGGCTGGTTGGGGCAGCCTGGCGATGGACGGAGCTGGCAGCCGGCAGTGGCGCACTGCTTTTCATCATCTCAGACCTGACCATCGCTCTCAACAAGTTCTGCTTTCCTGTGCCCTACTCTCGGGCACTCATCATGTCCACTTACTATGCTGCTCAGATGCTCATAGCCCTGTCAGCTGTGGAGAGCCGAGAGCCAGTGGAAGACTATAGACTGAGCAAGGCCAACTGA